The genome window AACCTCCCCACTCCCCTCGGGGGACTTTATAAATATTATATTATCCAGCACCGGGATTATAGGAATCCCCTAGTAAACTATACTTCGTTGACATCTCTGCGGGGGGAAAATCATACTGGGTGCGGCGAAAATCAAATCTGAAAGCGGGAGTGATAGCCGTGGCAGTACCCATGAAGTTCCTCACCGAAGAGCTGGAGGCCATGAAGCGCGACGGCCTCTATGGGACGATCCGGACGATAGACAGCCCCCAGGGGGCGTGGGTCGGCATCGCCGGCAAGGATTACCTCAACCTCTGCTCCAACAACTACCTGGGGCTCTGCAACGATCCCAGGGTGGTCGGCAGGGTCAAGGAGTATGTCGACCGGTGGGGCGTAGGGCCCGGGGCAGTGAGGACCATCGCCGGGACCATGACGCCCCACGTTGAGCTCGAGAGGCGCCTGGCCGAGTTCAAAGGGGCCGAGGCGGCCCTCGTCCTCCAGTCGGGATTCTGCGCCAACCTGGCCGTCATACCCACCCTCGTCCCGGCGGCGGAGGACACCATCTATAGCG of Thermovirga sp. contains these proteins:
- a CDS encoding aminotransferase class I/II-fold pyridoxal phosphate-dependent enzyme, producing MKFLTEELEAMKRDGLYGTIRTIDSPQGAWVGIAGKDYLNLCSNNYLGLCNDPRVVGRVKEYVDRWGVGPGAVRTIAGTMTPHVELERRLAEFKGAEAALVLQSGFCANLAVIPTLVPAAEDTIYSDSLNHASIIDACRLTKARVVRYEHSNLQDLEAQLEEHRGNPGKHLLVTDGVFSMDGDIAKLPEIVELCEKYGVIVV